DNA sequence from the Chitinophaga flava genome:
CGCAGTATTTCGAGGTACAGCCATACCAGGGTCACCAGCAGGCCGAAAGAAGCGTACCACTCAAAATATTTGGGAGCACCTTGTGCAGCACCTTGCTCAATCATATCAAAATCGAGGATCAGGTTTAATGCGGCAATGCTTACCACTATCAGGGAGAAGCCAATACCAAACATTCCGCTGCTGTGGATCAGAGGCATATCGATATGGAACAAACGCAGCACCATTGCAATCAGGTAAAAGATACCAATACCCAGCGTAGCGGTCATTACAATGGATTTAAAGCGCTCTGTGGCTCTGATAACACCTGTGCGGTATAATACCAGCATGGCAATGAAAGTGCCGATAGTAAGCCCTACAGCCTGAATAACGATGCCTTGGTAACTTGCATTAAACATGGCGGAAATAGCACCAAGGAAAAGTCCTTCTGCCAGTGCATAGGCAGGGGCCAGATAACCGGACCATTCTTTTTTGAATATGATAACAAGCGCTATGATAAAGCCACCAATTGCACCACCGAATACCATCGGTAATACATTGGAGCTGCCTCTTAAAAATTCGCCATAGGAAAATACTGCCGCCGCCATCAGCATGATCAACAGAAAGGACATTTTGTTAACTGTACCACGAATAGTCATGGTAGCGCCTTCCGCATGAGCAGCCTTGTCGAAAATGCTTTCTTTTAATACAGGGTTGTTCGATTGAAACAGTGCCATAAAAAATAGTTTAAATTTAACGGGATAAAAATACAATTTGATTTGACATCCAGTTCCCGCTATGGATGAATTTGTATTAAAATTAGCATTTATTATTCAATAACCTAGGGTTATCAGCCATAACAAGAAGTAATACGAATCCCCTTTTTTGCTGGTAATAGTCTACTGAAGTTGTGTACTTTTGTAGGGAGGTGGATATGATTTTGCTCATATTTGGTGATAACACCTGCCGATTGCCTAAATTTACACCTTTGAAGAGAATACCTTATATCAAAGAATACTTTAAAAGAATAATTAATGCCTAATACTTCGATTCAACAACTGGATGACGTAGTGATAAAATTTGCAGGCGACAGTGGAGATGGGATGCAGTTGACCGGTAGCCAGTTTTCCAATAATACCGCTTTGATTGGGAATGACCTGAGTACTTTTCCGGACTTCCCGGCCGAAATACGGGCCCCGCAGGGTACCCTGGCAGGGGTGAGCGGATTCCAGCTTCATTTTTCTTCCAACAGGATATTTACCCCAGGAGATGCCTGCGATGTGCTGGTAGCCATGAACGCCGCCGCGCTGAAGGCTAATCTGAAAGGGCTCAAAAAGGGCGGTATCATCATTGCCAATACAGACGGCTTCGATAATAAAAACCTCCGGCTGGCCAACTACCCGGAAGGGGTGAACCCGCTGGAAGACGGCTCTCTCGTCAATTATCAGGTGCACACCATGGACGTGACCAAAATGACCAGGGAAGCACTGAAAGATACCAGTCTGGGTATGAAAGAGAAAGACCGCGCCAAAAACATGTTTGTGCTGGGCTTCCTCTATTGGTTGTATGACCGTAATATGGAGAATACCGAAACCTTCCTCCGGGATAAATTCGGTAAAAAACCGGAGATCCTGGAGAGCAACCTGCGGGTACTGCATGCCGGCTACAACTTTGCCGATACGGTAGAAGCTTTCACCACCCGTTACCGTGTGGAAAAAGCACGTATGGAACCAGGTACCTACCGCAGCATCACCGGTAATACCGCCCTGGCTTATGGCCTGGTGGCTGCCTCTCAGAAGGCTAACCTGCCGATGTTCCTGGGTACCTATCCCATTACACCGGCTTCTGATATCCTCCACGAACTGAGCCGTCTGAAGAACTTCGGTATCCGTACCTTCCAGGCGGAAGACGAAATTGCTGGTATTACCTCCGCTATTGGCGCCTCCTATGGTGGCCATATGGGTATAACCACTACCTCCGGTCCGGGTATGGCACTGAAAGGTGAAGCAATGGGTCTGGCAGTTATGCTGGAAATCCCCCTGCTGATTATTGATATTCAGCGTGGTGGTCCTTCTACTGGTCTTCCTACCAAAACAGAACAATCAGACCTCCTGCAGGCTTATTATGGCCGTAACGGTGAATGTCCGATGCCTATCATATCTGCGTCCACGCCGGCAGACTGCTTTGATGCTATCTTCGAAGCTTTCCGCATCTCCGTGCAGCATATGACCCCCGTTATCTTCCTGAGCGACGGCTACATCGCCAATGGTGCTGAACCCTGGCGTTTCCCGAAAAGTGCCGACCTCCCTGCCATTGAAGTGAAATTCAAAAAGCAGCTGGAAGAAGGAGAGGAACATTTCCTGCCTTACCATCGCGATGAAAACCTGGTACGTCCCTGGGCTGTGCCTGGTACACCAGGACTGGAACACCGCATCGGTGGCCTGGAAAAACAGAATATCACCGGTAACGTTAGCTACGATCCTGAAAACCACCAGCTTATGGTGAAAATCCGTCAGGAAAAAGTAGATAAAATCGCCGAGCATATTCCTTTACAGAAAATCGAAGTAGGTCCCGAAAAAGGTAAAGTACTGGTACTCGGTTGGGGATCCACCTTTGGCGCCATTAAAAGCGCAGTGCTCGATCTGCTGGCTGAAGGTCACCAGGTGGCACACGCTCATATCCGCCATATGCGCCCCTTCCCTAAGAACCTGGGCGAAATCCTCCACAGCTACGATAAAGTACTGATCCCGGAAATCAACAACGGTCAACTGATCAAGATTATTCGCGACCAATACCTGATCGATGCACAGGGATACCACAAAATCATGGGTGTGCCCATCACTAAAAGTGAGCTCGTCACTCGTATTAAGGAAATGTTATAATTAGTTTTCTGATTTTAATATTTGGTTATTTGAAATGCAATAAAGCGGTTAACAAACACCGTCTTTAATTGCATTTCAAATAATTAGGTAACTAGCCCCACCCCAGTCCCCCAAATCCTGCCAATACCCCAACCTACTGCCTGTTCAAATCCTCCGGATTTTTTGTATTTTCATTAAGAGGACTATTACAGCTAACTCCTCCTGATGTATTTATTTTTTGGGTTTAAGTTTCTTATTATGAAATACCTTTTTCGCGTATTGTTAAGCATTGCTATTGTGGCTGTATTGTACCTTCAGACACAGGCCCAGACAACCACTTTTGAGGTCCGGGTTGCCAATCATGCTGTAGGGACACTGGAAGCACATCGTAAGGTAAGTGGCAGTGCCAAAAGCATCACTATTAAAACACGTGTCCAGACATTTCTGGCCAGGGTTAATACGGACATCTTCAATGAGTACAACAACAATGTGCTCACACTTGCCAAATCCTCCCGGGTAGCGGGTAAAAACGGAGAAGATAAGGAAACTACCACACGTCGTAACGGTAACGACTATACGATTGTGTTAAACGGTGAAAAATCTGTGATGGATAATACAGAGATTGATCACTGTGTGGCAGACCTTTATTTTACAGAACCTAAACAGCTGTCCCGTATCTTCTCAGAAGCCCTGGGACGCTTTCTCACCATCCGTTCACTGGGAGGTGGTCAATATGAGCTGGTGTTGCCGGAAGGGAAGAAAAATATCTACAAATACATGAATGGGGTGCTGGTGGAAGTAGAGGTCAACCACACCTTTGGGAGAGCGGTGCTGGTAAGAAACAGCTGACGAATTTTCTGATTTGGATATTTAGTTATTTAGATGTTTAGTGATTACCCTAAATATCTAAATAACTAAATATCTAAATAAATCAGGAGACTGTTTTTTCAATGATCTGTCCTGTTTCCTTGTCTTTCAGGATCAGTTTTTTAGCCCCGAAATGGGTCATCTCTTCCTTCACAAGATAGTATTGGTCATTGTAGTCATTGAGTGTCTGGGCTTTGGTAACACCTTCCTGGCCACGCCATATTTCCAGGTGTACCGGTTCCCACTTTTTGGATGCAGCGCTTTTATAGGCGGCATCGAGGATGGCATTCACCACATAACCATCATAGAAGGTTTCATGCGGAGCAGTGCCACTTTCCATCGCGTTAAACATATCCGTGAACATGTGATTGTATCCCAGTTCATTCAGCTCGTCGCCTACCGGAAACAGCCAGCCTGAATTGCTTTCAGCTTTCTCCGCCACATAGTCGGCGCCCTTACCGGTAGTGAACATATCGAAGCCGGTACGCAGGAAGTTATTGAGCCAGATAGTACCTTCCGTGCCCATCACTTCATCACGGAGGTCCAGGCCACCACGGAATGTCCAGCTTACTTCAAACTGGCCGATAGCGCCGTTTTCGTATTTCACCAGCCCGATGGCATGATCTTCTGCGTCGATTGGTTTTACTTGTGTGTCTGCCCAGCACATGACTTCTACCGGTCTGATGTCTTTCCCGATAAAGCTACGGCCTATCTCCACGCAATGACAGCCCAGATCGAGGATACAGCCACCACCGGCCTGTTCCTTGTCCCAAAACCATTCGCTGTGCGGGCCGGGGTGAGTTTCTCTCGACTTGGCCCAGAGTATACGGCCTAAAGCGCCGGCTTTCACGCTCTGCAGCGCTTTAAGGAACTTGGGTGTATATACCAGGTCTTCCAGGTAACCGTGGAAGATACCGGCTTTTTCCACCGCTTCCAGCATCCTTTTGGCTTCCTGGGCATTACGGCCCAGCGGTTTGGTACAGATCACCGCCTTTTTATGCTTGCAACAGAGCAGCACAGCAGCTTCGTGCAGGTTGTTGGGAAGCGATATACAAACTACTTCTACCTCCGGACGGGCAATTGCTTCTTCCATATCCACCGTCCAGTGTGCCACGTCATAGTCGGCAGCAAACTTTTTCGCGCTCTCTTCCCGGCGGGAATAGATACTCACGATTTTATCCCTGCTTCTTTGTCCCTGCAGGGAATCAGCATAAAAGCGCCCGATAAAGCCCGAGCCAAGCATTGCGATCTTTGCCATAGTACAAGTATTGGGTTATTGGATTTCCGTATTGATGGAATGCTATGGGAGAAAACAACAAAGACGCACAGCAATGAAGTGTTTTTCCTGCCAGGCGTCTTTGTTGCTATGGTTTATGCGAGAATATTATGCTTTGGCCGGTGTTGCTACTTGTTCCGGTTTATCCTGGAACAGGAGCAGGAATAATACCAGTACTGCCGCGGCAATAGCAGCAGGAATCAGCCAGATGGCGTGCCAGTTGTGGCCTTCGCCGGTTTTATATGCCTCCACAATAGGACCGGAGATCAGGAACCCGATCAGCATGCCCACACCATAGGTGGCCAGGGTTACAAAGCCCTGTGCAGAGCTTTTGAACTCTTCCCCTGCCAGTTTATCGGTATAGATCTGACCGGTAACGAAGAAGAAGTCGTAGCAGATACCATGCAACACGATACCAGCGATGAGCATCCAGTAGTTGGAGTCCACATTACCGTATGCAAAGAGCACGTAACGCAGTACCCAGGCGAGCATGCCGAGTGCCAGCATTTTTTTAACGCCCAGCCTTACAAAGAAGAGTGGCATTACCAGCATGAAGAAAACTTCAGACACCTGGCCGAGGGACTGTTTACCAGCGGCGGCAGTCATACCGATTTCGTTCAGGTACGGATTGGTGAAATTGTAATAGAAAGCCAGTGGGATGCAGATAGCAATGGAAGCAATG
Encoded proteins:
- a CDS encoding Bax inhibitor-1/YccA family protein; amino-acid sequence: MALFQSNNPVLKESIFDKAAHAEGATMTIRGTVNKMSFLLIMLMAAAVFSYGEFLRGSSNVLPMVFGGAIGGFIIALVIIFKKEWSGYLAPAYALAEGLFLGAISAMFNASYQGIVIQAVGLTIGTFIAMLVLYRTGVIRATERFKSIVMTATLGIGIFYLIAMVLRLFHIDMPLIHSSGMFGIGFSLIVVSIAALNLILDFDMIEQGAAQGAPKYFEWYASFGLLVTLVWLYLEILRLLSKLNRK
- a CDS encoding 2-oxoacid:acceptor oxidoreductase subunit alpha; protein product: MPNTSIQQLDDVVIKFAGDSGDGMQLTGSQFSNNTALIGNDLSTFPDFPAEIRAPQGTLAGVSGFQLHFSSNRIFTPGDACDVLVAMNAAALKANLKGLKKGGIIIANTDGFDNKNLRLANYPEGVNPLEDGSLVNYQVHTMDVTKMTREALKDTSLGMKEKDRAKNMFVLGFLYWLYDRNMENTETFLRDKFGKKPEILESNLRVLHAGYNFADTVEAFTTRYRVEKARMEPGTYRSITGNTALAYGLVAASQKANLPMFLGTYPITPASDILHELSRLKNFGIRTFQAEDEIAGITSAIGASYGGHMGITTTSGPGMALKGEAMGLAVMLEIPLLIIDIQRGGPSTGLPTKTEQSDLLQAYYGRNGECPMPIISASTPADCFDAIFEAFRISVQHMTPVIFLSDGYIANGAEPWRFPKSADLPAIEVKFKKQLEEGEEHFLPYHRDENLVRPWAVPGTPGLEHRIGGLEKQNITGNVSYDPENHQLMVKIRQEKVDKIAEHIPLQKIEVGPEKGKVLVLGWGSTFGAIKSAVLDLLAEGHQVAHAHIRHMRPFPKNLGEILHSYDKVLIPEINNGQLIKIIRDQYLIDAQGYHKIMGVPITKSELVTRIKEML
- a CDS encoding DUF6134 family protein: MKYLFRVLLSIAIVAVLYLQTQAQTTTFEVRVANHAVGTLEAHRKVSGSAKSITIKTRVQTFLARVNTDIFNEYNNNVLTLAKSSRVAGKNGEDKETTTRRNGNDYTIVLNGEKSVMDNTEIDHCVADLYFTEPKQLSRIFSEALGRFLTIRSLGGGQYELVLPEGKKNIYKYMNGVLVEVEVNHTFGRAVLVRNS
- a CDS encoding Gfo/Idh/MocA family protein, with the translated sequence MAKIAMLGSGFIGRFYADSLQGQRSRDKIVSIYSRREESAKKFAADYDVAHWTVDMEEAIARPEVEVVCISLPNNLHEAAVLLCCKHKKAVICTKPLGRNAQEAKRMLEAVEKAGIFHGYLEDLVYTPKFLKALQSVKAGALGRILWAKSRETHPGPHSEWFWDKEQAGGGCILDLGCHCVEIGRSFIGKDIRPVEVMCWADTQVKPIDAEDHAIGLVKYENGAIGQFEVSWTFRGGLDLRDEVMGTEGTIWLNNFLRTGFDMFTTGKGADYVAEKAESNSGWLFPVGDELNELGYNHMFTDMFNAMESGTAPHETFYDGYVVNAILDAAYKSAASKKWEPVHLEIWRGQEGVTKAQTLNDYNDQYYLVKEEMTHFGAKKLILKDKETGQIIEKTVS